One Brassica oleracea var. oleracea cultivar TO1000 chromosome C7, BOL, whole genome shotgun sequence genomic window carries:
- the LOC106305771 gene encoding uncharacterized protein LOC106305771 — MALRLTSLKRAAVESCRIFQTRSLSHVAAMPTPLNSAIDRTISMPPLISPEFDQNQNQPGSIDEKSFGFGLPDFGFGGSIELMAVPKKKVSKHKRGIRNGPKALKPVPVIIRCRSCGRVKLPHFFCCSGERGNPTEQGN, encoded by the exons ATGGCGTTGAGACTGACATCACTAAAACGCGCCGCCGTTGAGTCATGCCGCATCTTCCAAACCCGGAGTTTGAGCCACGTCGCCGCAATGCCTACGCCTTTGAACAGCGCCATCGATCGAACCATTTCTATGCCGCCGCTGATTTCACCCGAGTTCGATCAGAATCAGAACCAACCGGGTTCGATCGACGAGAAGAGCTTCGGATTTGGCCTTCCTGATTTCGGCTTCGGTGGATCCATTGAGCTAATGGCTGTCCCCAAGAAGAAG GTTTCTAAACACAAGAGAGGGATACGAAATGGGCCTAAGGCTCTTAAGCCTGTTCCTGTCATCATCCGTTGCAG GAGTTGCGGGAGAGTTAAGCTGCCACATTTCTTCTGTTGCAGCGGTGAGCGGGGAAACCCTACTGAGCAAGGCAATTAG
- the LOC106305769 gene encoding uncharacterized protein LOC106305769 gives MSWMKGDLLSKTRRLVGGLATREPVWLKAMEASPPPVFPRSNGNLKKIVLPEDPYVRRFARKHPEAKLVEPNKVSAFIPDPARVYGCRVLELTKNGISEDDAMSVANMEYLAERKEKKKAYKRLKELAVLQDKAPPPKPYLSTKKEMQTQEKKPPTDPPSVRRLVNQLKQQKDVLLQDKPGGSANQDHWIDE, from the exons ATGTCGTGGATGAAAGGAGATTTACTTTCCAAAACCAGGAGGCTTGTTGGTGGACTCGCTACAAGAGAGCCCGTTTGGCTTAAAGCCATGGAAGC ATCACCTCCTCCTGTCTTTCCTCGCTCTAATGGGAACCTCAAGAAGATTGTTCTCCCTGAAGATCCCTACGTTCGTAGGTTCGCCCGTAAGCATCCTGAAGCTAAACTCGTCGAGCCCAACAA GGTTTCGGCGTTTATTCCTGATCCAGCACGGGTATATGGCTGCCGAGTCCTTGAACTGACGAAGAATGGCATCAGCGAGGATGACGCCATGTCTGTAGCTAAT ATGGAGTATCTTGCAGAGAGAAAGGAAAAGAAGAAAGCATACAAACGCCTAAAGGAGCTTGCTGTACTGCAGGACAAGGCTCCTCCTCCTAAACCGTACCTTAGTACCAAAAAGGAGATGCAAACTCAAGAGAAGAAACCACCTACAGATCCTCCTAGCGTCCGCAGGCTTGTTAACCAGTTGAAACAGCAGAAAGATGTGTTACTGCAGGATAAACCTGGAGGTAGTGCTAATCAGGATCATTGGATCGACGAATAG